Part of the Ornithinimicrobium flavum genome, TCCGCCTGACAGTTCCTCGACGCGGGCGGTGCGCCACTCCGCGAACCCCAGGGTTGCGTAGATGTCCTCGCGCGAGGCCTTCATATTAGGTTCGGCCATCCCATAGGCCCGCCCGAACAACTCGAAGTGCTCGTCGCAGGTCAGACGCTCGTAAAGCACCGGATCTTGGGGGCAGAAGCCCACGAGCCCGGTGTGGAGAACGGTGCCGGCGTCCCGGTCGAGGGCCCCGACCAGGATCTTCATCAGCGTGGACTTGCCCGACCCGTTCTCCCCGACGAGCCCGACCACCTCGCCGCGCCGCAGTCGTAGCTCGGCGCCGTTCAGCACCGGCTTCACGCGCCGGCGGGGCCACCACCCGGTGCGGTACGCCTTGGCGATTCCAGTGGCCTCGAGCACGGCCGCTGGATCCGACATTGACGTGCTGGGGGGCCGGAGGAGTGCACTGGTGGGGGTCATCGGTTCCTCCCTCTCGGGGTCGACGTCGCCGCCGCCTCAAACTGACTCACCGCAATAGTACCACCCCACCTGGGGTGGGGGAGCGGGTCCAAGGTCCCATCTCCTTCA contains:
- a CDS encoding ATP-binding cassette domain-containing protein, translating into MTPTSALLRPPSTSMSDPAAVLEATGIAKAYRTGWWPRRRVKPVLNGAELRLRRGEVVGLVGENGSGKSTLMKILVGALDRDAGTVLHTGLVGFCPQDPVLYERLTCDEHFELFGRAYGMAEPNMKASREDIYATLGFAEWRTARVEELSGGTRAKLNLGLALLPDPELLLLDEPYAGFDWDTYQRFWELTRDRRDAGRSLLIISHFITDVERFDRIYDLVDGKTVPR